CGCCGTCGTCGTACGAGGCGGTCGCGCCGTCGCGCTCGACGGCGGCGGGGATCTGGACCCGGCGCGAGACGCTCCGTCGACGACGCTCGCGACGGTGGTACCGAACGTCGGTGTCGTCGTCGGGTGCGACCTCGTCGTCTTCCGCGGACGCTTCGGCCTCGTGTTCCTCCTCGCGAGTCGCGGCGATGGACAGCGTCTCGTCGTTGAGTTCCACCTCGACCTCGTCGGCGTCGAAGCCGGGGAGGTCGGCCCGTACGGTGACCGCCTCGTCATCTTCGAAGACGTCCACGGGGACGCCGCCGGCGCCGGGGAGTCGCGGGACGCCGCCGCCCGGCGTGTCGAGCGTGCCGCCGAGCTCCTCGAACTCCCGTCCCATCCGTTCGAGCAGGTCTTCGATCTCGGTGAATGGATCGCGTCGTGTCATACAGGTCAGGATTGGTGGCGCAGCGACTTGAACGTACGGGCGAAGTGCGGAACCCGACGGCCGAGGGGCTGTCGCGCGTGACGAGCGAGCCGCCGCGTCAGAGGAACGGCCGCCAGTAGTACGGGCTCACGAACCCTTCGATGACCGCGGCGACCGCGATCAACACGCCGACGCCGATCGACACCCAGAACGCGCGTTCGAGCGCGTCGGCGAACCTCTCACGCGAGAGACGCCCGCGAAACGCTCGCCACGAGGCGATTCCGAGGTGGATCCCGAGCGCGCCGGAGATGAAAAGCGCCGGGAGTTCGAAAATTCCGTGCGGGGCGACGAAGGCGAGCAGCGCGGCGAGGTTCTCTTCGAGCGCCGCGATGGCGCCGAGCGCGACGCTGTTGAACGCGACGGACGAGAGCGCGGGGAGACCGAGCGCGGTGCCCGCGAAGGCGGTCGCGATGGCGACCGACCAGTTGTTCCCGAAGAAGTTCAGCGCGGCCGCCGGCGGCAGATGGCCGACCAGCCGCGATTCGATCGAGGTGGTAACCGCGCCGACGAAGGGGTCGACGGCAAGCCATCCGACCGCGCCGAACGCCACGCCGACGAGGACGGCGACCGCGTGGAGGCCCGGCGTGTCCCGGACGAACGTCCGCATCTCGCGCCACCCGCGGCGGACCCCGCCGACGAACTGGGCGCGGAGCGACGCGCCGACCGGCTCGACGGGAGCGAGCACGCCGCGGTGGTCGCCGTACAGCGCGGTCTTGAGCAGGTCGAGCGCGGGCGCGGCGACGACCGCGCTGCCGAGGGCGACGACGGCCCCGCCGCCGAGGAACGCGAGCGCGGACGTGACCGACGAGACGGCCACGAGGACGCCGACGGCCACGACGAGGTACGCGAGCGCGTCGACCGGGTTCGCACGGATGAACCCGCCGGCGCCTTCGACGGCGCCGACGACGCCCGTCTCGTCGATGACGACCGCCGACGGGGCGAACGCGAACACGGCGCGGACGGCGAGCAGGACGACCAACACGACGAGCAGGCCGAAGAGCGCGACGGCGGCCCCGAGGAACGGATTGACGAGGAACGCCCCGCCGACGGCGACGGCCGCGAGCGACACCACGCCCGCCCACACCACGAACTCGGCGACGTAGAGCCCGAGGAACGTGACCCAACGCCGTCGCACGCCGTCGATCCCGGCTGTGAGCCCTCGCTGGCCGCGAATCCGCCCCGCCACCGCCGACATCTGGCCGGCGGAGACCGCGGCGTACGTCAGGACGGCCAACAGCAGGGTGGCGACGGTCCCGGCGGTCACGAGGAGGACCGCGGTCGGCGACGCGAGGGGTTCGAGCGCCGGCCCGATGCTCTCGGCCCACGCCTGTAGCGCCTCCGGGTCCTGCGTCTCGGGGGGCGTCACGTCGAGTTCGGCGAGCGCGCGACGCGCGTCGGCGAGTCGTCCGGTCAACTCGAAGTGGAGGTACGTCCCGGCGAGCGCCACGAAGAGGCCCATCCGGGCGATAACAGGGATCGCGGTCCCGAGGAGGTAAAACGGGAGCAGATCGGCGGGGCGCCGTCGGAGGGTCGCCGCGGTGGCGGAAACGGCGGCTGATAGGTCCATGCGCTCGGGTTCGGTCGTCGGATACTTAAAAACGGAGTCGCCGCGTCGATCACTTCGAGGGGCGGTCCGGCGGCGACTCCGGAGACGCCTCCGTAGACGACGGCGCGTCGTCTCCCGCTGCGTTGGCGTCGCGCTCGCTCGTTCGCTCGGCCATCATCGCGGCGGCGCGGTCGGCCCACCCCGAGTAGCGGAAGCCGGCGGCGACGACGAGCGCCATCCAGACGTACGCGAGGGACACGCCGACGTAGGCGCCCTGCGGGCCGAATCCGGCCGTTCTCCCGAGGGCCCACGACGCGCCGAGAAAGAGACCGAACATCGCTGACACCCGAGCGACGAAGGGGATTCTGGTCTCGCTGGCGCCCTGTAACGCCCCGGAGAGCGCCGAAAACGACACGAAGGCGGCGCCGGCGACGCCGTACACCCGAGCGAAGTCGACCGCGTACGCGATCGTGGGCGCGTCGTCGGTGAACAGCGGTACGAAGCGCGGAGCGAGCGCGACGAGTCCGAGCCCGATGGTCCCGACCGTCACCACGCCCAGGCCCGCGACGGCCCACCCGTTGAACCGGGCTTCTTCGGCGTCGCCCGCGCCGAGCGACTGACCGACAAGCACCGAGGCGGCGACGTTGTACCCCCGCGAGAGGGGAGCCGTCACCTGCTGGTACACCCGCCGGCCGATCTGGAACCCGGCGTTGACCGCCTCGCCGAACCCGAGGAGCAGGGCGTTGAACGGGAATTCGGCGACCTCCGAGCCGATGCCTTCGAGGACGCGGGGCGCGCTCACCCGGAGGAGCTGGCTCGCGATCGTCGGGTCGCGGGGTCTGGCGAACGAGGCGGCGGTCCACGGCCCCCAGATGGCGAGACACAGGAGCCCCGCCGTGAGCACGTTGGCGCCGGCGGTCGCGAGGCCGACGCCGACGACCTCCAGCCGCGGGAGGCCGAACAGCCCGAGCCCGAGACAGATCGACCCCGCGATGTTGACCGAGTTGGCGACGACGTTGACGTACATCGGCGTGCGGGTGTCGCCCGTCCCCTGCAGCGCGCGGGCGGCGATCAACGCGACGTGGCGCGCGGGGGCGGTCGCGAAGACGATCGCGAGGTACGTCGACCCGAGCGCGACGACCGCCGCGGGCGTCCGCTTGCCGACGAGTCGCCCGAAGAGGTCGATCGCGTGCTCGCCGAACAGGAAGCCGAAGAGCACGAAGGGCGTCCCCGCCAGCGCGCCCACGAGGATCGCCTGCGTCACCGCCTCGTCGCGCGTGCCGGTCGCGCCCGCCCCCGTGTCCTGCGAGGAGAGCGCGATCGCGCCGCCGCCGAGGCCGAGGCCGATCCGGAGCGGGAACCGCGCGTAGAGGTCGGCGAGCCCGATCGCGACGACGGCCGCCGGGGAGAACAGCGCGGTGACGAGCACGTCGGTCGTCCGCATCGCGGTGCGGAACGTCTGCTCGGCCATCACCGGCCACGCGAGCGAAAAGACCCGCGTCCAGACGCGTCGCAGCCGCGAGAGGTCCATCTGTCACCACAGAGACGGCCCCTCCGCATTTATATGTCGGAGCCGACGCCGGCCGCGACGGGGCATCACCGCTCCGAGCGCGGCCGTGTACCGACGCCGGTCGCGATCGGGGTTCCGTGCCCGAACGTTAAAGCACGCGAACGACTCACACGGGCTATGGACGTGTTCGTGTACGGCACGCTGACCGAACCGGAGCGAGCCGCAGAGGTGCTCGACTCGTACGTGTACGTCGGCTCGGCGACGCTGTTCGGGCTTCACCTCGTCGAGGGGCGGTACCCGACGCTCGCGCCGGGCGGCGAGACGGGCGGTCGCCTCCTCCGGACCGACGAGTCGGCCGCGCTCGACGCCTACGAGTCCGTCGAGACGGGGCTGTACCGACGGGTGTCGGTCCCGCTCGACGCGCCGGAGGGGCACCCCGACGAGGCGGCGGTGTACGTCGGCGACCCGGACCGCCTCGACGCGGACGCGACGTGGCCGGGCGGAGCCGACGGCCCCGGCGCCGGGACCGCCACCGACCTCGGCTTCGCGGCTCGGGTCGATCGGTACGTCGACCGAGCGGCCGTTCGGGTCGGCCTGAACACCCGCGATCCCGTCTGACGGAGCGATGACGGCGCCGCAGTCGTGCGGTTTCACTTCCACTCCGCTAGCCGCACCTTTTTGTATTCGGCTCATCTTCGTTCACTTGCACGTCACACGCGTGCATTCCCCCTTTCACAGACGGCGAGCCCGCGGCTCGGTTTCGAGCCGTCCTCGCTTCGTCCAGTCGGACGCCGCCCCGGACCGGAACCGATTAGCGCTCGGCCCGGTCAAAACGGCGTATGATCAGTCTCTCCGACGTTCGCGAGGCGCGAGAGCGCGTCGACGACGTGGCCCGCCACACCCCGCTAGAGCGGTCGCGGACCTTCTCCGAGATGAGCGGCGCCGACGTCCACCTCAAACTGGAGAACTTCCAGCGCACCGGCGCGTTCAAGATCCGCGGCGCGATGAACCGCATCGCCACCCTCTCCGAGTCCGAGCGCGAGGCCGGCGTGGTCACCGCGAGCGCGGGCAACCACGCGCAGGGGGTCGCGCTCGCGGCCGACCGCGCCGGCGTCGACGCCACCGTCGTGATGCCGAAGTTCGCGCCCGTCTCGAAGGTGAAGGCCACCCGCGGGTACGGCGCGAGCGTCAGGCTGGAGGGCGTCGACTACGACGAGGCGCAGGCGTACGCCCACGAGCTGGAGCGCCAGGAGGGCCGGACGTACGTCCACGCGTTCGACGACCCCGTGGTGATGGCGGGACAGGGGACGCTCGGCTTGGAGATCGTCGACGACTGTCCCGACTTGGACACCGTCGTCGTCCCGATCGGCGGCGGGGGGCTCATCTCCGGCGTCGCGGTCGCGATCAAAGAGCAACTCCCCGACGCGCGGGTCGTGGGCGTCCAAGCCGAGGGGGCGGCCTCGGCCGCCGCGTCGCTGTCGGCGGGCGAGGTCACCGAGATCGACAGCGTCGACACGATCGCCGACGGGATCGCCACGCGGTCGGTCGGCGAACAGACCCTCGAAGTCATGGCCGAGTACGTCGACGAGGTCGTCACGGTCGACGACCGCGAGATCGCCTTGGCGCTCACGCTGCTCTTAGAGCGCTCGAAGACGCTCGTGGAGGGGGCCGGCGCCGTCGCGCTCGCGGCCGTCCTCTCCGAGGCGTTCGCGTACGACGACGACGAGACGGTCGTCGCCGCGCTCTGTGGCGGCAACATCGATCTCAACCGCCTCGGGACCGTGATCCGGCGCGGCCTCGTCCAGATGGGCCGCTACCTGAAGATCACGATCGATTTAAAAGACCGCCCCGGCGAACTGGAGCGCGTCTCCAGTATCGTCGCCCGGACCGGCGCGAACGTCTACGCGGTCCACCACGACCGCACCTCGCGGGACGTGGCGGTCAACGCCGCCGAACTGGAACTCGAATTGGAGACCGACGACGCCGACCACGCCGCCGACATCGTCGACGCGCTCGAAGCGGACGGGTACGTGGTCGAGATTCTCTCGTGATCGAGCCGATCGGATGAATAGCCACGCGGGCGCTCCCGGCGGTACGGCCGCTACTCGTCCTCGAAGTCGTCCGTGGCGGCCGCGGTCGTGCAGACCGGACACCCCACGTCGAGGATCGTCTCCCGCATCTCGTCGTTGACCTCGATGGTCTGTGCGCAGTCCGAGCAGGTGAATTGAACGGTGGGCAACGCTTTCCCTCTCGTTGTCGGGGAGGGTATCAGACGATATAAATGACCGGCTTCCGCGTCGCCGGCGCCGTGTCGGGCGTAAACCCCCCGTCAGTCGGTCTGCGGCACCGCGTACGCACCGAGCGCCAGGAACGCGACGGCGAGCACCGACAGCACCGCTAGGTCGCCGAGCCACGGGCCGGGTTCGAAGACGATCGCTCGGGTCCCCCGCGCGAAGTACGTCAGCGGCGAGGCCGCCACCGCCGGCAGGAACCACTCCGGCAGCAGCGCCGGCGAGACGAACGTCTCGGAGAGGAAGAGGAGGGGGAGCGCGACCGTGTTGCTCGCGGCGATCACCCCGTCCTGTGAGTCCGCGAGCGCGCCGAGCAGCGCGCCGAGCCCGCAGAAGAGCGCGACGGCAACGACCACGAAGACGGGCAACACCGCGAGCGCCGGCGAGACGACCGGCTCGGCGTCGGTCACGGCCAGGACGAGCCCCAAGATGAGCAGGCTCGCCGCGCCGATGATCGCGATGTTGACGAGGGTGTGCGCGAGCAGCCACTCGGTGCGCGAGAGCGGCGTGGTCGCCAGCTTCTCGAACCGCCCGCCGTCGCGGTGCCTGGCGATCTCCGAGCCGACCCGCGACAGCGGCGTGAACAGCACGACGACCGCGAGGTAGCCGGGGATGTAGTAGCCGGCCGGCTCGGCGAACAGCCCGCCGCCGGTCGGCTGCGTCTGGACCAACGCGCCGAAGATGACCACGAGGATGACGGGGAAAAAGAAGGTGAAGAACACCGCCGTCCGCCGCCGGAGGAACGACCGCGCCGCCGCGCTCGCCTCGGTCGCGATCCGCCCCGCGCGGGTCATCGGTCGCCCTCCTCCGTCTCGGCTTCGTCGAAGCCCCCCGCCCGCGGCGAGTACTCCTCGCCCGTGAGTCGGAGGTACACGTCCTCAAGCGACGGCTCGGACCACGCGAGCGACTCGAAGGCGACGCCGGCCGCCTCTAGCGCGTCGACGGCGTCGCCGATATCCTCCGGCCTGACGCCGACGATCCGGAGCCCCTTGCGGGTGGACTCGACCGCGGCGCGTCCGGAGAGCGCCGCCGTCACCGCCTCGGCGTCCGCCTCCGCCGCCGCCTCGCCGAGCGCGACCTCAAGCCGCGGGTCCCCGCCGTGTTCGGCGATGAGGTCGTCGGGGGCGCCGACGGCGACGACCGCGCCGTCGCGGAGGAGCGCGACCCGGTCGGCCAGCCGCTCGACCTCGTCCATCGCGTGACTCGTGAGGAAGACGGTCGTGCCGTCGTCGGCGAGCCGCTCGATGAGGCGGTGGATCGACCGCCGCCCGGCCGGGTCGATCCCCGTGGTCGGCTCGTCGAGAAAGAGGAGGTCGGGGTCGTTGACGATGGCGGTGGCGACGCAGGTCCGCCGCTTTTGCCCGCCAGAGAGCGTCTCGTACCACGCGTCGGCGTCGTCGGCCATCCCCACATCCCGGAGGACGGACCCGGTGTCGCGGGCCGCGTCGTACAGGCCGCCGTAGTAGTCGACCAGTTCGGTCGCCGTGAGCCGTTCCGGCGGGTCGAACGACTGCGGCAGCAGTCCGACCCGCTGCGGGTCGAC
This genomic window from Halorubrum sp. PV6 contains:
- a CDS encoding gamma-glutamylcyclotransferase, which produces MDVFVYGTLTEPERAAEVLDSYVYVGSATLFGLHLVEGRYPTLAPGGETGGRLLRTDESAALDAYESVETGLYRRVSVPLDAPEGHPDEAAVYVGDPDRLDADATWPGGADGPGAGTATDLGFAARVDRYVDRAAVRVGLNTRDPV
- a CDS encoding ABC transporter permease, with product MTRAGRIATEASAAARSFLRRRTAVFFTFFFPVILVVIFGALVQTQPTGGGLFAEPAGYYIPGYLAVVVLFTPLSRVGSEIARHRDGGRFEKLATTPLSRTEWLLAHTLVNIAIIGAASLLILGLVLAVTDAEPVVSPALAVLPVFVVVAVALFCGLGALLGALADSQDGVIAASNTVALPLLFLSETFVSPALLPEWFLPAVAASPLTYFARGTRAIVFEPGPWLGDLAVLSVLAVAFLALGAYAVPQTD
- a CDS encoding Hsp20/alpha crystallin family protein; translation: MTRRDPFTEIEDLLERMGREFEELGGTLDTPGGGVPRLPGAGGVPVDVFEDDEAVTVRADLPGFDADEVEVELNDETLSIAATREEEHEAEASAEDDEVAPDDDTDVRYHRRERRRRSVSRRVQIPAAVERDGATASYDDGVLTVTLPKRSSEGAGHSIDVN
- a CDS encoding zinc ribbon domain-containing protein, which produces MPTVQFTCSDCAQTIEVNDEMRETILDVGCPVCTTAAATDDFEDE
- a CDS encoding MATE family efflux transporter is translated as MDLSRLRRVWTRVFSLAWPVMAEQTFRTAMRTTDVLVTALFSPAAVVAIGLADLYARFPLRIGLGLGGGAIALSSQDTGAGATGTRDEAVTQAILVGALAGTPFVLFGFLFGEHAIDLFGRLVGKRTPAAVVALGSTYLAIVFATAPARHVALIAARALQGTGDTRTPMYVNVVANSVNIAGSICLGLGLFGLPRLEVVGVGLATAGANVLTAGLLCLAIWGPWTAASFARPRDPTIASQLLRVSAPRVLEGIGSEVAEFPFNALLLGFGEAVNAGFQIGRRVYQQVTAPLSRGYNVAASVLVGQSLGAGDAEEARFNGWAVAGLGVVTVGTIGLGLVALAPRFVPLFTDDAPTIAYAVDFARVYGVAGAAFVSFSALSGALQGASETRIPFVARVSAMFGLFLGASWALGRTAGFGPQGAYVGVSLAYVWMALVVAAGFRYSGWADRAAAMMAERTSERDANAAGDDAPSSTEASPESPPDRPSK
- a CDS encoding ABC transporter ATP-binding protein is translated as MNETAAASAPDAETEGPDRRAAGTDPVVVGDGVRKSYGDVVALDGVEVRVEPGEVFGLIGPNGAGKTTLVRALTGTTDAEGVLEVFGVPPTEVDPQRVGLLPQSFDPPERLTATELVDYYGGLYDAARDTGSVLRDVGMADDADAWYETLSGGQKRRTCVATAIVNDPDLLFLDEPTTGIDPAGRRSIHRLIERLADDGTTVFLTSHAMDEVERLADRVALLRDGAVVAVGAPDDLIAEHGGDPRLEVALGEAAAEADAEAVTAALSGRAAVESTRKGLRIVGVRPEDIGDAVDALEAAGVAFESLAWSEPSLEDVYLRLTGEEYSPRAGGFDEAETEEGDR
- the ilvA gene encoding threonine ammonia-lyase, giving the protein MISLSDVREARERVDDVARHTPLERSRTFSEMSGADVHLKLENFQRTGAFKIRGAMNRIATLSESEREAGVVTASAGNHAQGVALAADRAGVDATVVMPKFAPVSKVKATRGYGASVRLEGVDYDEAQAYAHELERQEGRTYVHAFDDPVVMAGQGTLGLEIVDDCPDLDTVVVPIGGGGLISGVAVAIKEQLPDARVVGVQAEGAASAAASLSAGEVTEIDSVDTIADGIATRSVGEQTLEVMAEYVDEVVTVDDREIALALTLLLERSKTLVEGAGAVALAAVLSEAFAYDDDETVVAALCGGNIDLNRLGTVIRRGLVQMGRYLKITIDLKDRPGELERVSSIVARTGANVYAVHHDRTSRDVAVNAAELELELETDDADHAADIVDALEADGYVVEILS
- a CDS encoding stage II sporulation protein M, whose product is MDLSAAVSATAATLRRRPADLLPFYLLGTAIPVIARMGLFVALAGTYLHFELTGRLADARRALAELDVTPPETQDPEALQAWAESIGPALEPLASPTAVLLVTAGTVATLLLAVLTYAAVSAGQMSAVAGRIRGQRGLTAGIDGVRRRWVTFLGLYVAEFVVWAGVVSLAAVAVGGAFLVNPFLGAAVALFGLLVVLVVLLAVRAVFAFAPSAVVIDETGVVGAVEGAGGFIRANPVDALAYLVVAVGVLVAVSSVTSALAFLGGGAVVALGSAVVAAPALDLLKTALYGDHRGVLAPVEPVGASLRAQFVGGVRRGWREMRTFVRDTPGLHAVAVLVGVAFGAVGWLAVDPFVGAVTTSIESRLVGHLPPAAALNFFGNNWSVAIATAFAGTALGLPALSSVAFNSVALGAIAALEENLAALLAFVAPHGIFELPALFISGALGIHLGIASWRAFRGRLSRERFADALERAFWVSIGVGVLIAVAAVIEGFVSPYYWRPFL